The following proteins are encoded in a genomic region of Primulina huaijiensis isolate GDHJ02 chromosome 3, ASM1229523v2, whole genome shotgun sequence:
- the LOC140973315 gene encoding probable methyltransferase PMT24, with protein sequence MASGKYSRVDGRKPSSGYRSTVAIVVSVALLLIGVWMMMSYTVVPVEDTDVSVENKKDVKAHVLESGSDSIDDARNEESSDSASDNNDTTDDGKSNQFEDNPGDLPEDATKGDTNGNSNQEEKNENFEEINVNTEEKLEDQSEEKSEDGNREGESEIELENRKDMKEDGESKVSKSEPVETDETNAVDTEEKSGKSSGETKDGEEQLVDKKDKESEAEVLEESTTQNGVFSTQALESKNENEAQKSSEMENKKYYHWKLCNTSAGTDYIPCLDNWAVIRKLPSTKHYEHRERHCPDNPPTCLVPLPDGYQYPIEWPTSREKIWYRNVPHIKLALVKGHQNWVKVTGEYLTFPGGGTQFKHGALHYIDVIQESVPDIAWGKRSRVVLDVGCGVASFGGFLFDRDVLTMSLAPKDEHEAQVQFALERGIPAISAVMGTKRLTYPGGVFDIVHCARCRVPWHIEGGKLLLELNRLLRPGGFFVWSATPIYQTLPEDVGIWEAMKKLTKAMCWDVVSISKDMVNGVGIAVYRKPISNECYEQRLENDPPLCPDSDDPNAAWNVPLQACLHKVPVASSERGSQLPDLWPARLGKTPYWLLSSQVGVYGKPAPEDFAADIKHWKRVVSKSYLSGLGIKWSTVRNVMDMRAVYGGFAAALKELNLWVMNIISVDAPDTLPIIYERGLFGIYHDWCESFSTYPRSYDLLHADHLFSKIKAKCNFMALVSEVDRILRPGGNIIIRDTIDIINELENLFKSLQWDIRMTYSKDKEGMLCAQKTMWRPKDEEIIKYAIA encoded by the exons ATGGCATCAGGAAAATACTCCAGAGTTGATGGGAGAAAACCATCATCTGGATACCGTTCAACAGTTGCAATTGTGGTTTCTGTAGCCCTTCTTTTAATTGGAGTGTGGATGATGATGTCATATACCGTGGTTCCTGTTGAAGACACTGATGTTTCTGTGGAGAACAAGAAGGATGTGAAAGCCCATGTTTTAGAGAGTGGTAGTGACAGTATTGATGATGCCAGGAACGAAGAGAGTAGTGATAGTGCTAGTGATAATAATGATACGACTGATGATGGAAAGTCTAACCAGTTTGAGGATAACCCAGGTGATTTACCTGAGGATGCAACCAAAGGCGACACCAATGGGAACTCAAATCAGGAGGAAAAGAATGAGAACTTTGAAGAGATCAATGTGAACACTGAGGAAAAGCTGGAAGATCAATCTGAAGAGAAGTCTGAAGATGGAAATAGAGAAGGAGAATCAGAAATTGAATTAGAAAATAGAAAAGATATGAAAGAAGATGGGGAATCTAAGGTGTCAAAATCAGAACCTGTAGAGACTGATGAGACCAATGCTGTTGACACAGAGGAAAAATCGGGTAAAAGTTCTGGAGAGACAAAAGATGGGGAGGAGCAGTTGGTAGACAAGAAAGATAAGGAGTCTGAAGCAGAGGTTTTGGAAGAATCTACAACTCAAAATGGAGTCTTTTCAACTCAGGCATTGGAATCAAAGAATGAGAATGAAGCCCAAAAATCATCAGAGATggagaataaaaaatattaccaCTGGAAGCTTTGCAACACTTCTGCAGGGACAGATTACATTCCATGCCTTGACAACTGGGCTGTGATCAGGAAGCTTCCATCAACTAAGCACTATGAACACAGGGAGAGGCACTGCCCGGACAATCCTCCGACGTGCCTTGTTCCACTTCCAGATGGATACCAATACCCAATCGAGTGGCCTACTAGCCGGGAAAAG ATTTGGTACCGTAATGTCCCTCATATCAAGCTTGCACTAGTTAAAGGACACCAAAATTGGGTTAAAGTTACTGGTGAATACCTTACCTTCCCTGGTGGTGGTACCCAATTTAAACATGGTGCTCTTCATTACATTGATGTCATACAAGAG TCTGTGCCTGATATTGCCTGGGGAAAGCGCTCCCGAGTTGTTTTGGATGTTGGATGTGGAGTTGCTAGCTTCGGGGGGTTTCTTTTTGACAGAGACGTGCTAACCATGTCATTGGCTCCAAAAGATGAGCATGAAGCTCAGGTTCAATTTGCACTTGAAAGAGGAATACCTGCTATTTCTGCTGTTATGGGTACAAAAAGACTTACATACCCAGGAGGAGTTTTTGATATTGTACATTGTGCACGTTGTAGGGTACCTTGGCATATTGAAG GTGGTAAGCTTCTATTGGAGCTGAACCGTTTACTAAGGCCTGGAGGTTTCTTTGTTTGGTCAGCGACTCCCATTTACCAGACACTTCCTGAAGATGTTGGAATTTGGGAAG CCATGAAGAAACTCACCAAAGCAATGTGCTGGGATGTTGTATCAATTTCCAAGGACATGGTTAATGGAGTGGGGATTGCAGTATATCGCAAGCCTATTTCAAATGAATGTTATGAACAAAGGTTGGAAAATGATCCCCCACTCTGCCCAGATTCAGATGATCCAAATGCTGCCTG GAATGTTCCTTTACAAGCATGTTTGCACAAGGTGCCAGTTGCTTCATCAGAACGCGGATCTCAATTGCCAGACCTGTGGCCTGCTAGGTTGGGAAAAACACCCTATTGGTTGTTGTCTTCCCAGGTTGGAGTGTATGGGAAGCCAGCTCCAGAAGATTTTGCAGCTGATATAAAACACTGGAAACGTGTAGTGAGTAAATCATATCTAAGTGGATTGGGAATAAAGTGGTCTACTGTGAGAAATGTCATGGACATGCGAGCTGTCTATGGAGG ATTTGCTGCCGcattgaaagagttgaatttgTGGGTTATGAATATCATCTCTGTAGATGCTCCTGATACACTACCCATTATATATGAACGAGGTCTGTTCGGAATTTATCATGACTGGTGTGAATCATTTAGTACTTACCCAAGATCTTACGATCTTCTCCATGCTGATCATCTTTTCTCGAAGATCAAAGCGAA GTGTAATTTCATGGCTTTGGTTTCTGAGGTTGATCGGATTTTGAGACCTGGAGGAAATATTATAATCAGGGATACCATCGACATAATTAATGAACTCGAGAACTTGTTCAAGTCACTGCAGTGGGATATTCGCATGACGTACTCTAAAGATAAGGAAGGAATGTTGTGTGCCCAAAAAACCATGTGGCGCCCTAAAGATgaagagataattaaatatgCCATTGCTTAA
- the LOC140973316 gene encoding uncharacterized protein isoform X2, with protein MAGSASTLSAFCFAQLSPTLGAFKNKQLGFQSLEKNFSFTCFFSKKKRLGFMDQILDYIEGGPKLRKWYGAPDLMSKDENALEEDTPEEEEIRDAVLVTDGDNEIGQMVILSLIVKRVRVKTLVKDKRVSMEAFGTYVEPMAGDAKDKTFLKKALRGVRALICPNEGFLCNIESWKGVEHVILLSQLPLYRDTTGILAAMNSNAKKLAEQDESVAKACGVPYTIIRTGALKNTPGGKQGFSFEECSERIPEQRRCRIHMCRSPR; from the exons ATGGCTGGTTCTGCTTCCACTCTCTCCGCCTTCTGCTTCGCTCAACTATCTCCGACCCTTGGCGCTTTCAAGAACAAACAGCTCGGTTTTCAATCACTGGAAAAAAACTTTTCTTTCACTTGTTTTTTTTCCAAGAAGAAACGGCTGGGTTTCATGGACCAAATTCTTGATTATATTGAAG GGGGTCCAAAGTTGAGAAAATGGTATGGGGCGCCTGATCTCATGTCAAAGGATGAAAATGCATTAGAAGAAGATACTCCGG AAGAAGAGGAAATCAGAGATGCTGTATTAGTAACTGATGGAGACAATGAGATTGGTCAG ATGGTCATACTGTCACTCATAGTCAAAAGAGTTCGAGTAAAAACTCTAGTGAAGGATAAGCGAGTTTCCATGGAAGCATTTGGCACTTACGTTGAG CCCATGGCTGGAGATGCAAAGGACAAGACATTTCTGAAAAAAGCTCTAAGAGGTGTTCGTGCATTGATATGTCCGAAT GAAGGATTCTTATGTAACATAGAGAGCTGGAAAGGTGTAGAGCATGTGATATTGTTATCTCAG TTGCCTCTCTATAGGGATACGACTGGAATTCTAGCAGCCATGAATAGCAATGCAAAAAAACTAGCTGAGCAAGATGAAAGTGTTGCAAAGGCATGTGGAGTCCCCTACACAATAATCAGAACTGGTGCCCTAAAGAATACTCCTGGAGGGAAGCAAGGTTTCAGCTTTGAAGAG TGCAGTGAAAGGATCCCTGAGCAAAGAAGATGCCGCATTCATATGTGTAGAAGCCCTCGATAA
- the LOC140973316 gene encoding uncharacterized protein isoform X1, translated as MAGSASTLSAFCFAQLSPTLGAFKNKQLGFQSLEKNFSFTCFFSKKKRLGFMDQILDYIEGGPKLRKWYGAPDLMSKDENALEEDTPEEEEIRDAVLVTDGDNEIGQMVILSLIVKRVRVKTLVKDKRVSMEAFGTYVEPMAGDAKDKTFLKKALRGVRALICPNEGFLCNIESWKGVEHVILLSQLPLYRDTTGILAAMNSNAKKLAEQDESVAKACGVPYTIIRTGALKNTPGGKQGFSFEEGSAVKGSLSKEDAAFICVEALDNVPQKGLIFEVVNGTESVSSWKNCFATLMNKSQE; from the exons ATGGCTGGTTCTGCTTCCACTCTCTCCGCCTTCTGCTTCGCTCAACTATCTCCGACCCTTGGCGCTTTCAAGAACAAACAGCTCGGTTTTCAATCACTGGAAAAAAACTTTTCTTTCACTTGTTTTTTTTCCAAGAAGAAACGGCTGGGTTTCATGGACCAAATTCTTGATTATATTGAAG GGGGTCCAAAGTTGAGAAAATGGTATGGGGCGCCTGATCTCATGTCAAAGGATGAAAATGCATTAGAAGAAGATACTCCGG AAGAAGAGGAAATCAGAGATGCTGTATTAGTAACTGATGGAGACAATGAGATTGGTCAG ATGGTCATACTGTCACTCATAGTCAAAAGAGTTCGAGTAAAAACTCTAGTGAAGGATAAGCGAGTTTCCATGGAAGCATTTGGCACTTACGTTGAG CCCATGGCTGGAGATGCAAAGGACAAGACATTTCTGAAAAAAGCTCTAAGAGGTGTTCGTGCATTGATATGTCCGAAT GAAGGATTCTTATGTAACATAGAGAGCTGGAAAGGTGTAGAGCATGTGATATTGTTATCTCAG TTGCCTCTCTATAGGGATACGACTGGAATTCTAGCAGCCATGAATAGCAATGCAAAAAAACTAGCTGAGCAAGATGAAAGTGTTGCAAAGGCATGTGGAGTCCCCTACACAATAATCAGAACTGGTGCCCTAAAGAATACTCCTGGAGGGAAGCAAGGTTTCAGCTTTGAAGAG GGCAGTGCAGTGAAAGGATCCCTGAGCAAAGAAGATGCCGCATTCATATGTGTAGAAGCCCTCGATAATGTCCCAcaaaaaggattgatttttgag GTGGTTAATGGCACAGAGAGCGTTTCCAGTTGGAAAAATTGCTTTGCTACGTTGATGAACAAGTCACAAGAGTAA
- the LOC140972056 gene encoding protein ELF4-LIKE 3-like produces the protein MADDLFSGIANDCVQIEGKVLQTFQKNFVQVQNILDQNRLLINEINQNQEAKIPNDLTRNVELIRELNNNIRRVVDLYADLSNSFTKSMDVSSEGESAGMTRSDGRVGQKRIRSSN, from the coding sequence ATGGCAGACGATCTATTTTCAGGCATTGCTAACGATTGTGTACAGATCGAGGGCAAGGTTCTTCAGACGTTTCAGAAGAACTTCGTGCAGGTCCAGAACATTTTGGACCAAAACCGGCTGTTAATAAACGAGATCAACCAGAATCAAGAAGCCAAaatccctaatgatttgacacGAAATGTGGAATTGATCAGAGAGCTCAACAACAATATAAGACGGGTGGTTGATCTTTATGCCGATCTTTCAAACTCATTCACTAAATCGATGGATGTTTCTTCGGAAGGAGAATCGGCTGGGATGACTAGATCGGATGGAAGAGTCGGGCAGAAGAGGATTCGGTCCAGCAATTGA
- the LOC140973317 gene encoding uncharacterized protein, which translates to MESPLLTLFVASLGLFFCYFTIIVESQQFLNPPPGISPPPPSPPPPPPPSPPPPPPPPPPPPPPPPPPPPPPPFSYSPPPPFQSPPPPSPSPHPPNSPPNATLEHTNHHKSHRNLRPPQRKKNLNTGEKIGLMFVVVAGILQVCVVSFLLVSRRQLLKAEKGY; encoded by the coding sequence ATGGAGTCCCCATTGTTGACTTTGTTCGTTGCGTCTTTGGggcttttcttttgttattttacCATCATTGTGGAATCTCAACAATTTCTGAATCCCCCGCCGGGAATTTCTCCTCCACCTCCATCCCCGCCGCCTCCACCTCCACCTTCTCCCCCGCCTCCTCcgcctccacctccacctccacctccacctccacctccacctccaccaccgCCTCCCTTTTCATATTCTCCTCCGCCGCCATTTCAATCACCACCACCTCCTTCGCCATCTCCTCATCCTCCTAACTCACCACCCAATGCAACCTTGGAACATACCAACCACCATAAATCCCATAGGAACTTGAGACCGCCTCAGAGGAAAAAGAATCTCAACACGGGGGAGAAAATTGGGTTGATGTTTGTAGTGGTTGCAGGAATCCTGCAAGTGTGTGTGGTGTCATTCTTGTTGGTCAGTAGAAGGCAACTTTTGAAGGCCGAAAAGGGCTATTGA